One Mugil cephalus isolate CIBA_MC_2020 chromosome 10, CIBA_Mcephalus_1.1, whole genome shotgun sequence genomic window carries:
- the LOC125014721 gene encoding protein regulator of cytokinesis 1-like isoform X2 — protein MRVSEVHAAESVAYLNRALVRLQDIWEEIGIPEEQRLQRTNDVHKHIKGLLDLMIAEEEELKKRLLKSIESYRLELNNLCTELQLPPFEDEDGCTMLQVEKNSRTRLEVLKERKKQRMEELDGLVAKDRELCDIMCTTPFCIDHNSVPSTQQLESFQAYLADLTKEKNRRHDEFVGIKKEIIVCMDDLEQLPETSFETDVMCEDEEAFCLSNDNIAALKLLLSQLQERKAENELYCSGLRTKIQALWERLQIPQEEREGFSEHMLTSKKKNIEALQVEFQRLEVLKMHSMKSVIEAIRAEIALLWERCFYSKEQQQIFAPYHDDDFTEDLLNLHEAEIKTLKKYYEDHKELFEGVSKWQNNWTLYLELDRKANDPARFNNRGGNLLKEEKQRTDLQKSLPKLEKVLKAQIDAWEQEHDKEFMVNGQKFLEYVQQQWNHHHEEKEKEKLERQMKKTKQTQEDMLYGTAVRTPSKRRIAGTPTPGKVRKFNGTSTISTPNSFLSSGLGGTMCQSIQKPPLSASKGLGLRTPGHGKTPRALDRNKENISHLNRNTPSATLRETSRRLLNQM, from the exons ATGAGAGTGAG TGAAGTCCACGCAGCAGAGTCTGTTGCCTACCTGAACAGAGCACTGGTCAGGTTACAGGATATCTGGGAAGAGATAGGGATTCCTGAAGAGCAGCGTCTTCAGAGAACCAACGATGTCCACAAGCACATCAAA GGTTTGCTGGATCTTATGATTGCCGAAGAAGAGGAGCTCAAGAAGCGATTACTGAAAAGCATCGAGTCCTATCGTTTGGAGCTGAACAATTTGTGCACTGAACTTCAGCTTCCCCCCTTTGAG GACGAGGATGGCTGCACCATGTTGCAGGTGGAGAAGAACAGCCGCACGCGCCTGGAGGTGCTGAAGGAGCGCAAGAAGCAAAGAATGGAGGAACTTGACGGCCTTGTCGCCAAAGACCGCGAGCTGTGTGACATTATGTGCACTACTCCCTTCTGCATTGATCACAACTCTGTCCCGTCGACACAGCAGCTAGAGTCCTTTCAAGCCTACCTTGCAGATCTGACTAAAGAAAAG AATCGTCGCCATGATGAATTTGTTGGCATCAAAAAGGAGATCATCGTGTGCATGGATGATCTGGAGCAGCTCCCAGAGACCAGTTTTGAGACGGATGTGATGTGCGAGGACGAGGAGGCATTTTGTTTGTCAAATGACAACATTGCTGCTCTTAAGCTACTCCTGAGTCAA TTACAAGAACGCAAGGCTGAGAATGAACTCTATTGTTCAGGTTTGCGCACAAAGATACAGGCTCTCTGGGAAAGGCTTCAGATTCCACAAGAGGAAAGGGAAGGCTTTTCAGAGCACATGTTGacttcaaagaagaaaaacattgagGCA CTCCAGGTAGAGTTCCAGCGTCTAGAGGTGCTGAAAATGCACAGCATGAAAAGTGTAATTGAGGCCATCAGAGCAGAGATCGCCCTTTTGTGGGAGAGATGCTTCTACAGCaaagaacagcagcaaattTTTGCTCCGTATCATGATG ATGATTTCACAGAAGATCTTCTCAACCTGCACGAGGCTGAGATCAAAACCCTGAAAAAATACTACGAGGACCACAAGGAGCTCTTTGAGGGAGTCTCAAAATGGCAAAACAACTGGACCTTGTACTTGGAACTTGAT AGAAAGGCAAACGACCCAGCAAGGTTCAACAACAGGGGCGGGAATCTtctgaaagaagagaagcagagaactGACCTGCAAAAGAGTTTGCCTAAG ctggagAAGGTCCTGAAGGCCCAAATTGATGCTTGGGAGCAGGAGCACGACAAAGAGTTTATGGTCAACGGGCAGAAATTTCTTGAGTACGTGCAGCAGCAGTGGAATCACCACCacgaggaaaaggagaaagagaaacttgAACGG CAAATGAAGAAAACTAAGCAGACACAGGAGGATATGTTGTATGGAACAGCAGTGAGGACACCATCAAAAAGGCGTATAGCGGGAACTCCCACGCCTGGAAAAGTAAGAAAG TTCAATGGCACCTCGACCATCTCGACTCCTAACAGCTTTCTCAGTTCAGGCCTCGGTGGAACGATGTGCCAGTCCATCCAGAAACCACCATTGTCTGCCAGCAAG GGTCTTGGCCTGCGAACACCTGGACATGGAAAGACACCCCGTGCACTAGACCGGAACAAGGAAAACATCTCCCATCTAAATAGAAATACTCCAAGTGCCACATTAAG AGAGACCTCACGAAGGCTTCTAAATCAAATGTGA
- the LOC125014721 gene encoding protein regulator of cytokinesis 1-like isoform X1 yields MRVSEVHAAESVAYLNRALVRLQDIWEEIGIPEEQRLQRTNDVHKHIKGLLDLMIAEEEELKKRLLKSIESYRLELNNLCTELQLPPFEDEDGCTMLQVEKNSRTRLEVLKERKKQRMEELDGLVAKDRELCDIMCTTPFCIDHNSVPSTQQLESFQAYLADLTKEKNRRHDEFVGIKKEIIVCMDDLEQLPETSFETDVMCEDEEAFCLSNDNIAALKLLLSQLQERKAENELYCSGLRTKIQALWERLQIPQEEREGFSEHMLTSKKKNIEALQVEFQRLEVLKMHSMKSVIEAIRAEIALLWERCFYSKEQQQIFAPYHDDDFTEDLLNLHEAEIKTLKKYYEDHKELFEGVSKWQNNWTLYLELDRKANDPARFNNRGGNLLKEEKQRTDLQKSLPKLEKVLKAQIDAWEQEHDKEFMVNGQKFLEYVQQQWNHHHEEKEKEKLERQMKKTKQTQEDMLYGTAVRTPSKRRIAGTPTPGKVRKFNGTSTISTPNSFLSSGLGGTMCQSIQKPPLSASKGLGLRTPGHGKTPRALDRNKENISHLNRNTPSATLRSQDTQDHTFTFNSVAASYSEFARDLTKASKSNVNSTISFQ; encoded by the exons ATGAGAGTGAG TGAAGTCCACGCAGCAGAGTCTGTTGCCTACCTGAACAGAGCACTGGTCAGGTTACAGGATATCTGGGAAGAGATAGGGATTCCTGAAGAGCAGCGTCTTCAGAGAACCAACGATGTCCACAAGCACATCAAA GGTTTGCTGGATCTTATGATTGCCGAAGAAGAGGAGCTCAAGAAGCGATTACTGAAAAGCATCGAGTCCTATCGTTTGGAGCTGAACAATTTGTGCACTGAACTTCAGCTTCCCCCCTTTGAG GACGAGGATGGCTGCACCATGTTGCAGGTGGAGAAGAACAGCCGCACGCGCCTGGAGGTGCTGAAGGAGCGCAAGAAGCAAAGAATGGAGGAACTTGACGGCCTTGTCGCCAAAGACCGCGAGCTGTGTGACATTATGTGCACTACTCCCTTCTGCATTGATCACAACTCTGTCCCGTCGACACAGCAGCTAGAGTCCTTTCAAGCCTACCTTGCAGATCTGACTAAAGAAAAG AATCGTCGCCATGATGAATTTGTTGGCATCAAAAAGGAGATCATCGTGTGCATGGATGATCTGGAGCAGCTCCCAGAGACCAGTTTTGAGACGGATGTGATGTGCGAGGACGAGGAGGCATTTTGTTTGTCAAATGACAACATTGCTGCTCTTAAGCTACTCCTGAGTCAA TTACAAGAACGCAAGGCTGAGAATGAACTCTATTGTTCAGGTTTGCGCACAAAGATACAGGCTCTCTGGGAAAGGCTTCAGATTCCACAAGAGGAAAGGGAAGGCTTTTCAGAGCACATGTTGacttcaaagaagaaaaacattgagGCA CTCCAGGTAGAGTTCCAGCGTCTAGAGGTGCTGAAAATGCACAGCATGAAAAGTGTAATTGAGGCCATCAGAGCAGAGATCGCCCTTTTGTGGGAGAGATGCTTCTACAGCaaagaacagcagcaaattTTTGCTCCGTATCATGATG ATGATTTCACAGAAGATCTTCTCAACCTGCACGAGGCTGAGATCAAAACCCTGAAAAAATACTACGAGGACCACAAGGAGCTCTTTGAGGGAGTCTCAAAATGGCAAAACAACTGGACCTTGTACTTGGAACTTGAT AGAAAGGCAAACGACCCAGCAAGGTTCAACAACAGGGGCGGGAATCTtctgaaagaagagaagcagagaactGACCTGCAAAAGAGTTTGCCTAAG ctggagAAGGTCCTGAAGGCCCAAATTGATGCTTGGGAGCAGGAGCACGACAAAGAGTTTATGGTCAACGGGCAGAAATTTCTTGAGTACGTGCAGCAGCAGTGGAATCACCACCacgaggaaaaggagaaagagaaacttgAACGG CAAATGAAGAAAACTAAGCAGACACAGGAGGATATGTTGTATGGAACAGCAGTGAGGACACCATCAAAAAGGCGTATAGCGGGAACTCCCACGCCTGGAAAAGTAAGAAAG TTCAATGGCACCTCGACCATCTCGACTCCTAACAGCTTTCTCAGTTCAGGCCTCGGTGGAACGATGTGCCAGTCCATCCAGAAACCACCATTGTCTGCCAGCAAG GGTCTTGGCCTGCGAACACCTGGACATGGAAAGACACCCCGTGCACTAGACCGGAACAAGGAAAACATCTCCCATCTAAATAGAAATACTCCAAGTGCCACATTAAGGTCTCAGGATACTCAAGATCACACCTTCACCTTTAACTCTGTCGCTGCCTCCTATTCGGAATTTGCG AGAGACCTCACGAAGGCTTCTAAATCAAATGTGAACTCCACCATCAGTTTTCAGTGA
- the LOC125014732 gene encoding ubiquitin-associated protein 1-like isoform X1, which produces MNFLEDVPFQTLLGPLEEEVQLLTTPDITVPDLQRVMKETEYGFNLERWILTGEQEVSQAPSCPPYWLMFRSPQKSRRATHRSGDPWASSPRPRSHSLNSADAHCLHHRTVRFHISDSDNEDGYCEDNEWSPTEDAHHRTRSRERPRSAAPKDPVSRVKEMHLGPSAHHCKPDSPQTHRSHRASLPDCRQPLRAVEQQRSQQASPLCHGQKGSKKRQRSLSSAGLRKYPQNTSPALSSSSRLLQQQRPSSAGPVVKNRRKKVLTTSGSRGVFFDSATELLSALSQEERELLETITEKGYPLRTAILALQKTGYRSPEKVLKYLVTSDRLCGLGYDEAQVEEALEMFQNCESKAAEFLRLLTQFNEMGFQQSAIKEVLLVHENHRERALEELMTRMV; this is translated from the exons ATGAATTTTCTGGAGGATGTCCCGTTTCAGACCCTGCTGGGTCCACTGGAGGAGGAAGTTCAGCTGCTGACGACTCCGGACATCACTGTACCAGACCTCCAGCGGGTAATGAAGGAAACTGAG TATGGATTCAACCTGGAGAGGTGGATTTTAACTGGGGAGCAGGAGGTCAGTCAGGCCCCGTCCTGCCCGCCTTACTGGCTGATGTTCCGCAGCCCCCAGAAGAGTCGCAGGGCGACTCACAGGAGCGGCGACCCGTGGGCCTCCAGCCCTCGCCCACGCAGCCACAGCCTGAACTCTGCGGACGCTCACTGCCTGCACCACCGCACCGTCAGGTTCCACATATCGGACTCTGACAACGAGGACGGCTACTGCGAGGACAACGAATGGTCCCCCACCGAAGACGCCCATCACCGCACCAGGAGCAGGGAGCGGCCCCGGAGCGCCGCACCCAAAGACCCGGTCTCAAGAGTCAAGGAAATGCACCTCGGTCCTTCCGCTCACCACTGCAAGCCTGACTCTCCTCAGACCCACAGGAGCCACAGAGCTTCTCTCCCAGACTGCAGACAACCTCTGCGTGCGGTGGAGCAGCAGAGGTCGCAGCAGGCCAGCCCCCTCTGCCACGGCCAGAAGGGCAGCAAGAAGAGGCAGCGTTCGCTGAGCTCCGCGGGACTCAGGAAGTACCCCCAAAACACATCGCCTGCCCTTTCTTCTTCATCcaggctgctgcagcagcaacgACCCTCGTCTGCAGGGCCCGTCGTCAAGAACCGCAGGAAGAAG GTCCTGACGACCAGTGGCTCTCGTGGGGTTTTCTTTGACTCTGCAACGGAGCTTCTGTCAGCACTCAGCCAAGAAGAGAGGGAGCTCCTTGAAACCATCACAGAGAAGGGCTACCCTCTACGCACCGCCATTCTGGCTCTGCAGAAGACGGGCTACCGGAGCCCGGAGAAG GTCCTAAAATACCTGGTTACCAGTGACCGTCTGTGTGGGCTGGGATACGATGAGGCGCAGGTGGAAGAGGCCCTGGAGATGTTTCAGAACTGCGAGAGCAAG gctGCCGAGTTCCTGCGTCTGTTGACCCAGTTTAACGAGATGGGCTTCCAGCAAAGTGCAATCAAAGAAGTGCTGCTTGTTCATGAGAACCATCGAGAGAGGGCCCTTGAGGAACTCATGACACGCATGGTTTAA
- the LOC125014732 gene encoding ubiquitin-associated protein 1-like isoform X2, with amino-acid sequence MNFLEDVPFQTLLGPLEEEVQLLTTPDITVPDLQRYGFNLERWILTGEQEVSQAPSCPPYWLMFRSPQKSRRATHRSGDPWASSPRPRSHSLNSADAHCLHHRTVRFHISDSDNEDGYCEDNEWSPTEDAHHRTRSRERPRSAAPKDPVSRVKEMHLGPSAHHCKPDSPQTHRSHRASLPDCRQPLRAVEQQRSQQASPLCHGQKGSKKRQRSLSSAGLRKYPQNTSPALSSSSRLLQQQRPSSAGPVVKNRRKKVLTTSGSRGVFFDSATELLSALSQEERELLETITEKGYPLRTAILALQKTGYRSPEKVLKYLVTSDRLCGLGYDEAQVEEALEMFQNCESKAAEFLRLLTQFNEMGFQQSAIKEVLLVHENHRERALEELMTRMV; translated from the exons ATGAATTTTCTGGAGGATGTCCCGTTTCAGACCCTGCTGGGTCCACTGGAGGAGGAAGTTCAGCTGCTGACGACTCCGGACATCACTGTACCAGACCTCCAGCGG TATGGATTCAACCTGGAGAGGTGGATTTTAACTGGGGAGCAGGAGGTCAGTCAGGCCCCGTCCTGCCCGCCTTACTGGCTGATGTTCCGCAGCCCCCAGAAGAGTCGCAGGGCGACTCACAGGAGCGGCGACCCGTGGGCCTCCAGCCCTCGCCCACGCAGCCACAGCCTGAACTCTGCGGACGCTCACTGCCTGCACCACCGCACCGTCAGGTTCCACATATCGGACTCTGACAACGAGGACGGCTACTGCGAGGACAACGAATGGTCCCCCACCGAAGACGCCCATCACCGCACCAGGAGCAGGGAGCGGCCCCGGAGCGCCGCACCCAAAGACCCGGTCTCAAGAGTCAAGGAAATGCACCTCGGTCCTTCCGCTCACCACTGCAAGCCTGACTCTCCTCAGACCCACAGGAGCCACAGAGCTTCTCTCCCAGACTGCAGACAACCTCTGCGTGCGGTGGAGCAGCAGAGGTCGCAGCAGGCCAGCCCCCTCTGCCACGGCCAGAAGGGCAGCAAGAAGAGGCAGCGTTCGCTGAGCTCCGCGGGACTCAGGAAGTACCCCCAAAACACATCGCCTGCCCTTTCTTCTTCATCcaggctgctgcagcagcaacgACCCTCGTCTGCAGGGCCCGTCGTCAAGAACCGCAGGAAGAAG GTCCTGACGACCAGTGGCTCTCGTGGGGTTTTCTTTGACTCTGCAACGGAGCTTCTGTCAGCACTCAGCCAAGAAGAGAGGGAGCTCCTTGAAACCATCACAGAGAAGGGCTACCCTCTACGCACCGCCATTCTGGCTCTGCAGAAGACGGGCTACCGGAGCCCGGAGAAG GTCCTAAAATACCTGGTTACCAGTGACCGTCTGTGTGGGCTGGGATACGATGAGGCGCAGGTGGAAGAGGCCCTGGAGATGTTTCAGAACTGCGAGAGCAAG gctGCCGAGTTCCTGCGTCTGTTGACCCAGTTTAACGAGATGGGCTTCCAGCAAAGTGCAATCAAAGAAGTGCTGCTTGTTCATGAGAACCATCGAGAGAGGGCCCTTGAGGAACTCATGACACGCATGGTTTAA
- the clpxb gene encoding ATP-dependent Clp protease ATP-binding subunit clpX-like, mitochondrial isoform X2, with the protein MSCSCTSAARLFLNTAHRGLSCSRIQLYGLSRQGFRETHLPPLLRVRSFSETSVCYASKDGTTKDSGSDGGKKSVSEGKRMSGSGGSGKGGSQLRCPKCGDPCTHVETFVSSTRFVKCEKCHHFFVVLSETDSKKGLNKEPESAAEAVKLAFSQKPPPPPKKIYAYLDKYVVGQSYAKKVLAVAVYNHYKRIYNNIPAGNRQQVEVEKQPSLTPRELLQIAGISPHGNALGASMQQQASQQAPQERRGGEVLDSTHAEIKLEKSNIILLGPTGSGKTLLAQTLARCLDVPFAICDCTTLTQAGYVGEDIESVIAKLLQDANYSVDKAQQGIVFLDEVDKIGSVPGIHQLRDVGGEGVQQGLLKLLEGTIVNVPEKNSRKLRGETVQVDTTNILFVASGAFNGLDRIISRRKNEKYLGFGTPSNLGKGRRAAAAADLANSSGETDTVAEIEEKDRLLKHVEARDLIEFGMIPEFVGRLPVVVPLHSLDEETLVRILTEPRNAVVPQYQALFSMDKCELNVTQDALRAIARMALERKTGARGLRSIMEKLLLEPMFEVPHSDIMAVELNKEVVQGKSQPRYIRAPAKESSEEEYDSGIEEENWPRQADAANN; encoded by the exons ATGTCTTGTTCGTGCACCTCGGCTGCCAGGTTGTTCCTTAACACAGCCCACAGAG GACTGTCATGCTCCCGGATTCAGTTGTATGGCCTGAGTCGTCAGGGGTTTCGGGAGACTCATTTACCTCCCCTCCTACGTGTGAGGTCATTTTCAGAAACTTCTGTCTGTTATGCATCTAAAGATGGGACAACGAAGGACAGCGGCAGTGACGGTGGAAAG AAAAGCGTCAGTGAGGGGAAGAGAATGTCTGGCTCTGGAGGGTCAGGAAAAGGTGGAAGTCAGCTCCGCTGCCCTAAATGTGGAGACCCCTGCACGCACGTAGAGACCTTCGTAT CATCTACACGATTTGTCAAATGTGAGAAGTGTCATCACTTCTTCGTGGTCCTCTCTGAAACGGACTCTAAGAAAGGACTAAACAAAGAGCCAGAATCTGCTGCGGAGGCTGTGAAACTGGCATTTTCGcagaaacctcctcctcctccaaagaAG ATATACGCTTATCTCGACAAGTACGTCGTTGGCCAGTCCTATGCAAAAAAGGTGTTGGCAGTTGCGGTGTACAATCACTACAAGCGCATCTACAACAACATCCCTGCTGGGAATCGACAGCAGGTTGAGGTGGAAAAGCAGCCGTCTTTAACACCTCGTG agctgctgcagatcGCGGGGATCAGCCCTCATGGAAATGCTCTTGGAGCGTCCATGCAGCAGCAGGCGAGTCAGCAGGCACCTCAAGAGAGGAGGGGCGGCGAGGTCCTGGACTCCACACACGCCGAAATTAAACTGGAGAAGAGCAACATCATACTTCTTGGTCCAACTGGTTCAG gAAAAACATTGTTGGCTCAGACACTGGCACGTTGTCTGGACGTCCCATTCGCGATCTGTGACTGTACCACACTAACTCAAGCTGGATACGTGGGAGAAGACATCGAGTCGGTCATTGCCAAACTTCTGCAAGATGCCAACTACTCGGTGGACAAAGCGCAGCAAG GCATTGTGTTCCTGGACGAGGTTGATAAGATCGGCAGCGTGCCTGGAATCCATCAGCTGAGAGACGTGGGTGGAGAAGGGGTCCAGCAG GGTTTGCTCAAACTCTTGGAGGGAACAATTGTCAATGTTCCTGAGAAAAACTCAAGGAAACTAAGAGGAGAAACGGTGCAGGTGGACACCACAAACATTCTGTTTGTTGCATCCGGCGCCTTCAATGGACTCGACAGAATCATCAGCAGAAGGAAGAATGAGAAG TATTTGGGTTTTGGCACTCCCTCTAACCTGGGAAAAGGGCGCCGTGCGGCCGCTGCAGCCGATTTGGCCAACTCCAGCGGCGAGACGGACACGGTGGCAGAGATCGAGGAGAAGGACCGGCTGCTGAAGCACGTGGAGGCCAGGGACCTGATCGAGTTTGGAATGATCCCAGAGTTCGTCGGTCGTCTTCCCGTCGTCGTTCCTCTGCACAGCCTGGATGAAGAAACACTAGTCCGGATCTTGACTGAACCACGAAACGCTGTGGTGCCCCAGTACCAGGCTCTGTTCAGCATGGACAAA TGTGAACTCAATGTGACTCAAGATGCCTTGAGGGCCATAGCCAGAATGGCTTTGGAGAGAAAGACCGGAGCTCGTGGGCTCCGATCAATCATG GAAAAACTCCTTCTGGAGCCCATGTTCGAGGTGCCGCACTCTGACATCATGGCCGTCGAACTGAACAAAGAAGTTGTCCAAGGGAAGTCGCAACCCAGATACATCAG AGCTCCAGCCAAGGAGTCTTCAGAGGAGGAGTACGACTCCGGCATCGAGGAGGAGAACTGGCCCCGACAGGCAGATGCTGCTAACAACTGA
- the clpxb gene encoding ATP-dependent Clp protease ATP-binding subunit clpX-like, mitochondrial isoform X1, with the protein MSCSCTSAARLFLNTAHRGLSCSRIQLYGLSRQGFRETHLPPLLRVRSFSETSVCYASKDGTTKDSGSDGGKKSVSEGKRMSGSGGSGKGGSQLRCPKCGDPCTHVETFVSSTRFVKCEKCHHFFVVLSETDSKKGLNKEPESAAEAVKLAFSQKPPPPPKKIYAYLDKYVVGQSYAKKVLAVAVYNHYKRIYNNIPAGNRQQVEVEKQPSLTPRELEMRRREDEYRFTKLLQIAGISPHGNALGASMQQQASQQAPQERRGGEVLDSTHAEIKLEKSNIILLGPTGSGKTLLAQTLARCLDVPFAICDCTTLTQAGYVGEDIESVIAKLLQDANYSVDKAQQGIVFLDEVDKIGSVPGIHQLRDVGGEGVQQGLLKLLEGTIVNVPEKNSRKLRGETVQVDTTNILFVASGAFNGLDRIISRRKNEKYLGFGTPSNLGKGRRAAAAADLANSSGETDTVAEIEEKDRLLKHVEARDLIEFGMIPEFVGRLPVVVPLHSLDEETLVRILTEPRNAVVPQYQALFSMDKCELNVTQDALRAIARMALERKTGARGLRSIMEKLLLEPMFEVPHSDIMAVELNKEVVQGKSQPRYIRAPAKESSEEEYDSGIEEENWPRQADAANN; encoded by the exons ATGTCTTGTTCGTGCACCTCGGCTGCCAGGTTGTTCCTTAACACAGCCCACAGAG GACTGTCATGCTCCCGGATTCAGTTGTATGGCCTGAGTCGTCAGGGGTTTCGGGAGACTCATTTACCTCCCCTCCTACGTGTGAGGTCATTTTCAGAAACTTCTGTCTGTTATGCATCTAAAGATGGGACAACGAAGGACAGCGGCAGTGACGGTGGAAAG AAAAGCGTCAGTGAGGGGAAGAGAATGTCTGGCTCTGGAGGGTCAGGAAAAGGTGGAAGTCAGCTCCGCTGCCCTAAATGTGGAGACCCCTGCACGCACGTAGAGACCTTCGTAT CATCTACACGATTTGTCAAATGTGAGAAGTGTCATCACTTCTTCGTGGTCCTCTCTGAAACGGACTCTAAGAAAGGACTAAACAAAGAGCCAGAATCTGCTGCGGAGGCTGTGAAACTGGCATTTTCGcagaaacctcctcctcctccaaagaAG ATATACGCTTATCTCGACAAGTACGTCGTTGGCCAGTCCTATGCAAAAAAGGTGTTGGCAGTTGCGGTGTACAATCACTACAAGCGCATCTACAACAACATCCCTGCTGGGAATCGACAGCAGGTTGAGGTGGAAAAGCAGCCGTCTTTAACACCTCGTG AGCTAGAGATGAGAAGACGAGAGGATGAATACAGATTCACAA agctgctgcagatcGCGGGGATCAGCCCTCATGGAAATGCTCTTGGAGCGTCCATGCAGCAGCAGGCGAGTCAGCAGGCACCTCAAGAGAGGAGGGGCGGCGAGGTCCTGGACTCCACACACGCCGAAATTAAACTGGAGAAGAGCAACATCATACTTCTTGGTCCAACTGGTTCAG gAAAAACATTGTTGGCTCAGACACTGGCACGTTGTCTGGACGTCCCATTCGCGATCTGTGACTGTACCACACTAACTCAAGCTGGATACGTGGGAGAAGACATCGAGTCGGTCATTGCCAAACTTCTGCAAGATGCCAACTACTCGGTGGACAAAGCGCAGCAAG GCATTGTGTTCCTGGACGAGGTTGATAAGATCGGCAGCGTGCCTGGAATCCATCAGCTGAGAGACGTGGGTGGAGAAGGGGTCCAGCAG GGTTTGCTCAAACTCTTGGAGGGAACAATTGTCAATGTTCCTGAGAAAAACTCAAGGAAACTAAGAGGAGAAACGGTGCAGGTGGACACCACAAACATTCTGTTTGTTGCATCCGGCGCCTTCAATGGACTCGACAGAATCATCAGCAGAAGGAAGAATGAGAAG TATTTGGGTTTTGGCACTCCCTCTAACCTGGGAAAAGGGCGCCGTGCGGCCGCTGCAGCCGATTTGGCCAACTCCAGCGGCGAGACGGACACGGTGGCAGAGATCGAGGAGAAGGACCGGCTGCTGAAGCACGTGGAGGCCAGGGACCTGATCGAGTTTGGAATGATCCCAGAGTTCGTCGGTCGTCTTCCCGTCGTCGTTCCTCTGCACAGCCTGGATGAAGAAACACTAGTCCGGATCTTGACTGAACCACGAAACGCTGTGGTGCCCCAGTACCAGGCTCTGTTCAGCATGGACAAA TGTGAACTCAATGTGACTCAAGATGCCTTGAGGGCCATAGCCAGAATGGCTTTGGAGAGAAAGACCGGAGCTCGTGGGCTCCGATCAATCATG GAAAAACTCCTTCTGGAGCCCATGTTCGAGGTGCCGCACTCTGACATCATGGCCGTCGAACTGAACAAAGAAGTTGTCCAAGGGAAGTCGCAACCCAGATACATCAG AGCTCCAGCCAAGGAGTCTTCAGAGGAGGAGTACGACTCCGGCATCGAGGAGGAGAACTGGCCCCGACAGGCAGATGCTGCTAACAACTGA